A region of Streptomyces sp. NBC_01267 DNA encodes the following proteins:
- a CDS encoding universal stress protein, with product MDPTVGREVRGLLLNVCNDEQGDGNQGVRTMDGPVIVGTDGSAEAMDAVEWAALEADRWARPLRIVHALRHAHVGGLRTAGWLPPGPVGDARRIVAQAEERAREVCPGLTVHVGVFDEAPVEYLVSASNSAGLVVVGGRGHGATAGLLLGSVSGAVAARAKCAVTVVRRHRRDEQGGVVVGLGRSTAFLEVLDYAFGEARRRDRGVAVVHAWICPRTESATAHTGQYDEARDAHRRQAQQWLDGTVAGAVERHEGVPVRSYAVEGPAGDVLAEASREAGLLVIGGHSRHAGTAGQLKNVGHRVLHRAGCTVTIVPSKT from the coding sequence GTGGACCCGACAGTCGGGCGTGAGGTGCGCGGGCTGCTTCTGAACGTATGCAACGACGAGCAAGGGGACGGCAATCAGGGGGTGAGGACGATGGACGGGCCGGTGATCGTCGGGACCGATGGTTCGGCTGAGGCCATGGACGCGGTGGAGTGGGCAGCGCTCGAAGCGGACCGCTGGGCGCGCCCTCTACGGATCGTGCACGCCTTGAGGCACGCGCATGTGGGCGGCCTCCGGACAGCCGGGTGGCTGCCTCCAGGGCCCGTCGGGGATGCCCGAAGGATTGTTGCGCAGGCCGAAGAGCGAGCACGGGAGGTCTGTCCGGGACTTACCGTCCATGTCGGCGTCTTCGATGAGGCCCCTGTGGAGTACCTGGTTTCGGCGAGCAACTCCGCCGGTCTCGTCGTTGTCGGCGGCCGGGGCCACGGGGCGACAGCGGGACTCCTGCTCGGCTCGGTCAGCGGAGCCGTGGCAGCCCGGGCAAAGTGCGCCGTCACGGTGGTCCGACGGCATCGGCGGGACGAACAGGGTGGGGTCGTGGTCGGGTTGGGGCGCAGCACCGCATTCCTCGAGGTTCTGGACTACGCCTTCGGCGAGGCACGCCGGCGTGACAGGGGTGTGGCGGTGGTGCATGCGTGGATTTGCCCGCGTACCGAGAGCGCCACGGCCCACACCGGGCAGTACGACGAGGCGCGCGACGCCCATCGTCGTCAGGCTCAGCAGTGGCTTGACGGGACGGTCGCCGGGGCCGTCGAGCGTCACGAAGGCGTCCCCGTCCGTAGCTATGCGGTGGAGGGGCCGGCCGGCGATGTCCTCGCGGAGGCCAGTCGGGAGGCAGGATTGTTGGTGATCGGTGGACACTCCCGGCATGCGGGGACGGCCGGACAACTGAAAAACGTCGGTCATCGGGTGCTCCATCGCGCCGGCTGCACCGTCACAATCGTTCCGTCGAAGACGTGA
- a CDS encoding universal stress protein produces MGVVTLGYDGSPESEAAAAWAAEKAVREDKALCVVYAWEWSPYSLALTDAKTERRRVESLPRQAASKLAKHYRGLQVTGEHASGPPAEALIAHGRDSEMVVLGSRALSGTHGFLVGSVAQSVAARSDRPVALVRVPTLPSDASETGFSPIPLAERREVVLGIDRSDNDRLFTVAFQEAAQRGLALRVVHGWRPPGIAAVDSSLMRDERKADLIHAEEKWLDGIIQPWAEKFPEVEVTKDVHPGRPAEYLVRVSPQASLLVVGRREGRHDLVGPRLGHVTHAVMHHAQAPVIVVPEQ; encoded by the coding sequence ATGGGCGTGGTCACTCTCGGATATGACGGCTCTCCCGAGAGCGAGGCCGCTGCTGCATGGGCAGCGGAGAAGGCCGTAAGGGAGGACAAGGCTCTGTGCGTCGTCTACGCGTGGGAGTGGTCGCCCTACTCTCTGGCTCTCACAGATGCCAAGACGGAGAGACGTCGGGTGGAGAGCCTCCCTCGTCAGGCGGCATCAAAGCTTGCGAAGCACTACAGGGGTCTCCAGGTGACAGGGGAGCATGCCTCCGGCCCCCCGGCGGAAGCTCTCATCGCTCACGGTCGGGACAGCGAGATGGTGGTGCTCGGGTCGAGGGCCCTCAGCGGTACGCACGGTTTCCTGGTGGGGTCCGTCGCCCAGTCCGTGGCCGCGCGCAGCGACCGCCCGGTGGCACTCGTCAGGGTTCCAACTCTCCCTTCCGACGCCAGTGAGACGGGCTTCTCACCGATACCGCTCGCCGAACGGCGCGAAGTAGTCCTCGGCATCGACCGTTCCGACAACGACCGCCTGTTCACCGTCGCCTTCCAAGAGGCCGCCCAGCGCGGACTGGCCCTGCGTGTCGTTCACGGCTGGAGACCGCCGGGGATCGCCGCGGTGGACAGCAGTCTCATGAGAGACGAACGCAAGGCAGACCTGATCCACGCGGAAGAGAAATGGCTCGACGGCATCATCCAGCCGTGGGCCGAGAAGTTCCCCGAGGTGGAAGTGACCAAGGATGTCCATCCCGGTCGCCCCGCTGAATATCTGGTACGCGTTTCCCCTCAGGCATCGCTGCTCGTGGTGGGTCGCCGCGAGGGTCGACATGACCTGGTCGGACCACGGTTGGGGCACGTGACGCACGCGGTCATGCACCACGCGCAGGCTCCGGTCATCGTGGTGCCCGAGCAATGA